In Mangifera indica cultivar Alphonso chromosome 7, CATAS_Mindica_2.1, whole genome shotgun sequence, the genomic window CCAGAAAAGAAATTTACAAGCAATGACAAAACCTCTGAAGATTACTGCAATGAGCCTGCAGACTTGAAACCTCCTCCTTTTTCTTCAGAAAGACACTACCCTCCAGAAGTTTCTTTGAATATGATCAgcaacagcagcagcagcaacaactTGTCTACTAATCCTCAAACTCAGGAATTTTTTCTGGATAGATTTGGCGGTGCCTCCAACGATACTGCTACCAGAAGTTGCAGGCCGGATTTGGTAGGTTATTTCCCTTTCCAGAAGATGAATTATGGACCTAATATTGGCTTGTCAGTTAACGTGAATTCATCGATCTGCTTCAACCAGAATTCCTCCTCTTCTGATCAGATGATTTCCGAGTTTAATTCTGATATGACACAAACCAGTCTCTCTTCCATTTCAGCTTCAATGTTCCAAACTCCAATTCACGTAAAGCCTTCCATTAGTCTTCCTTCTGAGAATCCTCCTAGTGATATCAATGGAGTCCAAAACTGGGAAGCTAGTTGCTTCAGTAACCATTGCAGCACCAGCAATGGAAGCACTAGTAATAGCATTGAATTGCAAAGCAACAATTCTTTCTTTGAGAGTAACACCGCTGCTTTTTCGTGGGGACTAACAGACTCTGGAAAATCTGGTGATCAAGAAGACATCAAATGGTCTGAATATTTCAACACACCATTCTTCCTTGGGAGCACAATA contains:
- the LOC123221683 gene encoding transcription factor MYB61-like, producing the protein MGRHSCCYKQKLRKGLWSPEEDEKLLNYITKHGHGCWSSVPRLAGLQRCGKSCRLRWINYLRPDLKRGAFSLEEENLIIELHAVLGNRWSQIAAQLPGRTDNEIKNLWNSSIKKKLRQKGIDPNTHKPLSEVENDPEKKFTSNDKTSEDYCNEPADLKPPPFSSERHYPPEVSLNMISNSSSSNNLSTNPQTQEFFLDRFGGASNDTATRSCRPDLVGYFPFQKMNYGPNIGLSVNVNSSICFNQNSSSSDQMISEFNSDMTQTSLSSISASMFQTPIHVKPSISLPSENPPSDINGVQNWEASCFSNHCSTSNGSTSNSIELQSNNSFFESNTAAFSWGLTDSGKSGDQEDIKWSEYFNTPFFLGSTIQSQIPQPVYSEVKPEAPLIPDGSSTSWHQNQHQQTSQASYMHTKDLQRLSVAFGQTL